In a genomic window of Glycine max cultivar Williams 82 chromosome 13, Glycine_max_v4.0, whole genome shotgun sequence:
- the LOC100807761 gene encoding mitochondrial outer membrane import complex protein METAXIN, translated as MAEVNTLVVRKPCFGLPTGCPQCLSAYIYLKFAQFPFQLDFHLNNPHSDQIPYFEVGDYVAYNNEKEGIIECLKKDVGVVDLDSGVSSLPEWISTKAILTTWLADALTYELWLGCEGSSAYSIYYPDLPWPLGKILSWKKAHWVKLKHGITNDNAEVKKEEIYERAKSAYDALSSCLGEQNYLFENRPSSLDAIFLAHGLVVLHALPESSMLRIKFSEHAHLVRYVQQCKTEFIEAAPSPSSAPRFHTGASSSASKSHSSSKPKSKPKREKTQEEKTFKRKAKYFVVAQLVAVVVFLTLMTSFDDAEVELDDDGGYDFDE; from the exons ATGGCGGAAGTTAACACTCTGGTGGTGCGGAAGCCCTGTTTTGGTCTTCCAACCGGTTGCCCTCAATGCCTATCTGCTTACATCTATCTCAAATTCGCTCAATTTCCATTCCAATTGGACTTCCACCTCAACAACCCTCATTCTG ATCAAATCCCTTACTTTGAAGTTGGTGACTATGTGGCTTATAACAATGAGAAAGAGGGGATTATTGAGTGTTTGAAGAAAGATGTTGGGGTTGTTGATTTGGATAGTGGGGTTTCTTCACTCCCTGAGTGGATTTCAACTAAAGCAATTCTCACCACTTGGCTTGCTGATGCACTTACCTATGAACTCTGGCTGGGATGTGAAGGCTCCTCTGCTTATAGTATCTATTACCCTGATCTTCCATGGCCATTGGGGAAGATTCTCTCTTGGAAGAAAGCTCATTGGGTGAAGCTGAAACATGGGATAACTAATGACAATGCTGAGGTGAAGAAAGAAGAg ATTTATGAGAGAGCAAAGTCTGCATATGATGCCTTGTCAAGTTGCTTAGGTGAACAGAATTACTTATTTGAGAACAG GCCATCAAGCTTGGATGCTATTTTTCTTGCACATGGACTAGTTGTTCTTCATGCTTTACCT GAATCTTCAATGTTGCGAATCAAGTTTTCAGAGCATGCTCATTTAGTCAGATATGTGCAACAATGCAAAACAGAATTTATAGAAGCAGCTCCATCTCCTTCCTCTGCCCCACGATTTCATACTGGTGCATCATCGTCTGCTTCTAAAAGTCATTCAA gttcAAAGCCGAAGAGTAAGCCCAAAAGGGAGAAAACACAGGAGGAGAAAACCTTCAAAAGGAAGGCAAAATATTTTGTGGTAGCACAGTTGGTTGCAGTTGTTGTGTTCCTCACACTTATGACTTCATTTGATGATGCTGAAGTGGAGTTAGATGATGATGGTGGTTATGATTTCGATGAATGA
- the BZIP82 gene encoding protein ALTERED PHOSPHATE STARVATION RESPONSE 1, which yields MGCSQSKLDDEEAVKLCKDRKRFIKQAVEQRTQFATGHAAYIQSLKRVSAALLDYLEGDESRQLPLDSFITPPFTPVKKTSRPAFIPISSKSFTPTTIEFGPKTTLKVNYLRPSGNPAISVEERPQSPEMVRVEMHSPMHQFGIEGFFPMQSSPVNPSIFAYSPNNRPNIPPPSPQSSQWDSFWNPFSSLDYYGYPAQSSLDRTGTDDEIRGLRKVREEEGIPDLEEDETEQEEFAIKRNVAEERAKIDVNPSKEEVAVEDVYEHEEEEEEEATGAETGIANEVSDSQANGSECFQASKAQTVGQEMATGNQEAKEETPGFTVYVNRRPTSMVEVIKDLEAQFTIICNAANDVSALLEAKKAQYLSTSNELSASKLLNPVALFRSASSHSSSSRFLMNSSNSRDEDYEGTNDPSEEHCLFSVSHQSTLDRLYEWEKKLYEEVKSGERVRIAYEKKCQQLRNHDVNGEEPSSLDKTRAAMRDLHTQITVSIHSVEAISGRIETLRDEELHPQLLELVQGLAKMWKVMAECHQTQKRTLDEAKILLVDTDARKQCATSLTDPQRLARSASNLENELRHWRNTFESWITSQRSYIHALTGWLLRCVRCEHDPSKLACSPRRSSGTHPLFGLCVQWSRRLDALQETAVLDGIDFFAAGIGSLYAQQLREETRRNPDGSKEHGEIMEMLEVGQVEEVMNTEKLAEVAIKVLCAGMSTAMRSMAEFAVDYAEGYNELAKRWENVNLQQISCGAGT from the exons ATGGGATGTTCTCAATCAAAGTTGGATGATGAAGAGGCAGTTAAGCTTTGCAAAGATAGAAAGCGATTCATCAAACAGGCTGTTGAGCAAAGAACTCAATTTGCTACTGGACATGCAGCATACATTCAGTCTTTGAAAAGGGTTTCAGCGGCACTGCTAGATTACTTGGAAGGCGATGAGTCGCGCCAGTTGCCATTGGATTCATTCATAACCCCACCTTTCACTCCTGTGAAGAAAACTAGTCGTCCTGCTTTCATCCCCATATCATCAAAATCCTTCACCCCAACAACAATTGAGTTTGGTCCCAAGACAACTTTGAAGGTGAATTACCTAAGGCCGAGTGGTAATCCAGCGATTTCTGTTGAGGAAAGGCCTCAATCGCCTGAGATGGTTCGGGTTGAAATGCATTCTCCAATGCATCAGTTTGGCATTGAGGGTTTTTTTCCTATGCAATCCTCACCCGTGAATCCCTCAATTTTTGCTTATTCTCCCAATAACAGGCCTAATATCCCTCCACCTTCACCTCAATCTTCCCAATGGGATTCCTTTTGGAATCCATTTTCATCATTGGACTATTATGGTTACCCCGCCCAAAGTAGCCTTGATAGGACTGGAACTGATGATGAGATCAGAGGACTGAGGAAGGTTcgagaagaagaaggaataccAGACCTGGAAGAAGATGAAACTGAACAAGAAGAATTTGCTATAAAGAGAAATGTAGCAGAAGAAAGAGCCAAAATTGATGTAAACCCCTCCAAAGAAGAAGTCGCAGTTGAAGATGTTTATGAACatgaggaggaagaggaagaggaggcaACAGGTGCtgaaactggaattgcaaatgAAGTCTCAGACTCACAAGCCAATGGCAGTGAATGTTTTcaagcatctaaagctcaaactgTGGGCCAGGAAATGGCAACTGGTaatcaagaagcaaaggaggAAACACCTGGTTTTACTGTTTATGTAAACCGAAGGCCCACAAGCATGGTTGAAGTGATCAAGGATCTTGAAGCTCAATTCACAATAATCTGCAATGCAGCCAATGATGTCTCAGCATTGTTAGAGGCCAAGAAAGCTCAGTATTTATCAACATCTAACGAACTGTCAG CTTCAAAATTGTTGAACCCAGTGGCACTTTTCCGATCAGCTTCATCACACTCATCCTCATCAAGATTTTTAATGAATTCTTCAAACTCTAGGGATGAGGATTACGAAGGCACCAATGATCCATCAGAGGAACATTGTTTGTTTTCTGTTAGTCATCAGTCAACATTAGACAGGTTATATGAATGGGAGAAGAAGCTCTACGAGGAAGTTAAG TCTGGAGAACGTGTTCGAATTGCATATGAGAAGAAATGCCAGCAACTCAGGAATCATGATGTAAATggagaggaaccttcttctcttgatAAAACAAGAGCGGCCATGAGAGATCTACATACCCAGATAACAGTTTCAATACACTCAGTTGAAGCTATTTCCGGGAGAATTGAAACTCTAAGGGATGAAGAGTTGCATCCCCAGCTTCTTGAATTGGTGCAAGG GCTGGCCAAGATGTGGAAAGTGATGGCAGAATGTCATCAGACACAGAAGAGAACCTTAGATGAAGCCAAGATTCTTCTAGTTGACACTGATGCCCGAAAACAATGTGCCACATCACTAACTGATCCTCAAAGGCTTGCTCGTTCTGCCTCCAATCTTGAAAATGAATTGAGGCATTGGCGAAACACCTTTGAGTCTTGGATCACTTCTCAAAGATCCTATATTCATGCTCTAACTGGCTGGCTTCTAAGATGTGTGAGATGTGAGCATGATCCATCAAAGTTAGCATGCTCTCCTCGTAGGTCCAGTGGTACTCATCCATTATTTGGACTTTGTGTTCAGTGGTCAAGACGTCTAGACGCCCTCCAAGAAACAGCAGTGCTTGATGGCATAGACTTTTTTGCAGCTGGCATAGGGTCCCTCTATGCACAACAATTAAGAGAAGAGACTCGACGAAATCCAGATGGATCAAAAGAACATGGTGAGATTATGGAAATGCTGGAAGTTGGTCAGGTTGAAGAGGTAATGAATACTGAGAAATTGGCTGAAGTTGCTATTAAGGTGCTTTGTGCTGGTATGTCAACTGCTATGAGGTCAATGGCAGAGTTTGCTGTTGATTATGCTGAGGGATACAATGAACTTGCTAAGAGATGGGAGAATGTGAACCTGCAGCAGATTTCTTGTGGGGCTGGAACATAG